In the Candidatus Binataceae bacterium genome, one interval contains:
- a CDS encoding ferredoxin--NADP reductase, producing the protein MESEFHALQVREVIAETADSKSLVFGIPSELAREFGYRCGQFLTVRIPIGGRHLLRCYSLASSPLIDEPLRVTVKRVKDGRISNWICDNVKAGDTIEVKAPAGHFTLRSLDGDFLMFAGGSGITPVFSIIKSVLVAGSGRLFFVYANRDENSVIFRDELNALARAHPARLQIVHWLDSVQGLPTTAQLAELSRPWATAEIFICGPEAFMSATAEALRSLEVPSAQVHIERYVSLPDEEDAAPVTIEEGQGEIRLEVELDGQHHDLTCGANEPLLDAMLRAGLRAPYSCRQGACATCMCTLEAGEVHLRRNQVLDKNDLAQRWILACQAIADTPSVKVRFPD; encoded by the coding sequence GTGGAGTCAGAGTTTCACGCGCTACAGGTGCGCGAAGTCATTGCGGAGACAGCGGACTCGAAGTCGCTCGTTTTCGGAATCCCATCCGAGCTCGCCCGCGAGTTTGGTTATCGTTGCGGACAATTCCTGACCGTTCGAATCCCCATCGGCGGCAGGCATTTGCTGCGATGCTATTCGCTTGCGAGCTCTCCGCTAATCGACGAGCCTCTGCGCGTAACCGTAAAGCGCGTGAAGGACGGCCGCATCTCAAACTGGATCTGCGACAACGTCAAGGCCGGCGACACGATCGAGGTTAAAGCTCCGGCGGGTCACTTCACCCTGCGCTCGCTCGACGGCGACTTCCTGATGTTCGCGGGCGGCAGCGGTATCACGCCAGTATTTTCGATTATCAAGTCGGTATTGGTCGCGGGATCTGGCCGGCTCTTCTTCGTTTACGCCAATCGCGATGAGAATTCGGTGATCTTTCGCGATGAGCTCAATGCCCTCGCGCGCGCGCATCCGGCGCGGCTGCAAATCGTTCATTGGCTCGACTCGGTGCAGGGCCTGCCGACGACAGCACAGCTCGCGGAGCTGTCGCGTCCCTGGGCAACCGCTGAGATCTTCATCTGCGGTCCCGAGGCTTTCATGAGTGCCACGGCTGAGGCGCTGCGGAGTCTCGAAGTTCCATCCGCGCAGGTTCATATCGAGCGCTACGTATCGCTGCCGGACGAAGAAGATGCGGCGCCTGTCACTATCGAAGAAGGGCAGGGCGAGATTCGTCTCGAGGTGGAGCTCGACGGTCAGCATCACGATCTCACGTGCGGTGCGAACGAGCCGCTCCTCGATGCGATGCTGCGAGCCGGGCTCAGGGCCCCTTATTCATGCCGGCAAGGCGCCTGCGCGACCTGCATGTGCACGCTGGAGGCCGGCGAAGTTCACCTGCGCCGCAACCAGGTGCTGGACAAGAACGATCTGGCGCAGCGCTGGATCCTCGCCTGCCAGGCGATTGCCGACACACCGTCGGTAAAGGTGCGATTCCCAGACTGA
- a CDS encoding FAD-dependent oxidoreductase — protein MSGGTRPANPDARWDHEFDVVVVGSGAGGMTSAICAHDLGQSTVLIEKSDQYGGTTAISGGGVWVPCNHLLEAAGGKDSVDEALTYLRQATRGMVAEERILAYLEQAPRMLRYIEDKTHLKYRTMSHYSDYYPQLKGSKPGYRTLDPLPCDAGQLGDDFKAMRPPQPGTLIAGRVAMTAGEAHTLLTKESGWIALFMKRMASYWLDIPWRFRNKRDRRMTLGSALIGSLRRSMIDRNIPLWLNTPLESLVTDSRGIVGVVANQNGKTIRIGARRGVILAAGGFEHNQSMREQYLPKPTRAEWTVTPEANTGDAIRAGQSVGAKVDLMDHAWWAPTVFIHGREKRRALFVERALPGCVMVNRNGRRFVDEAAPYSDIVYAMYADNEKSGANLPAWLIFDAEFRRKYPCGPLLPGMARPDKSLPSSWVGSVFYRSDSLDDLAKEIEVDNEGLLATIDKMNEYARTGDDKEFGKGSNTFDRYYGDLNVKPNPCLAPIAKPPFYAMRIDAGDIGTKGGLLTDEYARVLREDGQPIPGLYATGNTSAAVMGPSYPGAGSTLGPAMTFGYIAAHHLAGV, from the coding sequence ATGAGCGGCGGCACGAGACCCGCGAATCCCGACGCGCGATGGGATCACGAATTCGACGTAGTCGTCGTCGGTTCGGGCGCGGGCGGCATGACCTCGGCAATCTGCGCGCACGATCTCGGGCAATCTACCGTGCTGATCGAAAAGAGCGATCAGTACGGCGGTACGACGGCGATCTCAGGCGGCGGCGTATGGGTGCCGTGCAATCATCTCCTCGAAGCCGCGGGCGGGAAGGATAGCGTTGACGAGGCGCTCACATATCTGCGGCAGGCGACGCGCGGCATGGTTGCCGAAGAGCGAATCCTCGCATACCTCGAGCAGGCGCCGCGGATGCTGCGCTATATCGAGGACAAGACGCATCTCAAGTATCGCACGATGTCGCACTACTCGGACTACTACCCGCAATTGAAGGGCAGCAAGCCGGGATACCGGACGCTCGATCCGCTGCCGTGCGATGCGGGTCAGCTCGGCGATGATTTCAAAGCGATGCGCCCGCCGCAGCCCGGCACGTTAATCGCGGGCCGCGTTGCGATGACGGCGGGCGAAGCTCACACCCTGTTAACAAAGGAATCGGGATGGATCGCGCTCTTCATGAAGCGCATGGCGAGCTACTGGCTCGATATCCCGTGGCGGTTTCGCAACAAGCGCGATCGACGAATGACGCTCGGCAGCGCGCTAATCGGTTCGCTGCGCCGCTCGATGATCGATCGCAACATCCCGCTGTGGCTCAACACGCCGCTGGAGTCACTTGTGACCGACAGCCGCGGCATCGTTGGCGTCGTCGCGAATCAGAACGGCAAGACGATTCGAATCGGGGCGCGGCGCGGCGTGATTCTCGCCGCAGGCGGCTTCGAGCACAACCAGTCGATGCGCGAGCAATACCTGCCGAAGCCGACACGCGCCGAGTGGACAGTGACGCCCGAGGCGAACACCGGCGACGCGATCCGCGCGGGCCAGAGCGTCGGCGCCAAAGTCGATCTGATGGATCACGCATGGTGGGCGCCAACGGTTTTTATCCACGGCCGCGAAAAGCGCCGCGCCTTGTTCGTCGAGCGCGCGCTGCCCGGATGCGTGATGGTCAATCGCAACGGCCGGCGCTTCGTCGATGAAGCCGCGCCCTACAGCGACATCGTGTATGCGATGTACGCCGACAACGAAAAGAGCGGCGCGAACCTTCCGGCGTGGCTCATCTTCGATGCCGAGTTCCGCCGCAAGTATCCTTGCGGGCCGTTGCTGCCCGGCATGGCGCGGCCCGACAAGTCGCTGCCATCGAGCTGGGTCGGCAGCGTTTTTTATCGGTCGGATTCGCTCGACGATCTCGCAAAGGAGATCGAAGTTGATAACGAGGGCCTGCTCGCCACGATCGACAAAATGAACGAATACGCGCGAACCGGCGATGACAAGGAGTTCGGCAAAGGTTCGAACACCTTCGATCGCTACTACGGTGACCTGAACGTGAAGCCCAATCCATGCCTTGCGCCGATTGCGAAGCCACCGTTCTACGCGATGCGAATCGACGCCGGCGACATCGGCACCAAGGGCGGCCTGCTCACTGACGAGTACGCGCGCGTGTTGCGCGAGGACGGTCAGCCGATTCCCGGGCTTTATGCGACCGGCAATACCTCCGCCGCTGTGATGGGTCCGAGCTACCCCGGCGCGGGCTCGACCCTTGGTCCGGCGATGACTTTCGGTTATATCGCGGCCCATCATCTGGCAGGAGTCTGA
- a CDS encoding FAD-binding protein produces MFGSGAGATPIYAPTRVDRDGASRWDDECDLLVVGFGAAGAAAAIEGAHAGADVIVTDRFDGGGASAKSGGVVYCGGGTRHQKTAGYNDTPAAMFDYLSKEVGDAVSADTLRDFCDHSVEMLEWLEAQGVEFDSTVPLHKTSYPADGYYLYFSGNEAVKEYAGSAPPAPRGHRVKGSGLSGANLFGALRKSVGASGARVMTETTARRLIVDSDGAVIGVELWHLPQGSRAARQHQRLNRWVERTSYASAGISDMFRRRALAVELAAARPIRVHARRGVVLSTGGFIYNREMLKRHAPKYLRNFRLGTSGCDGSGIRLGQSVGGECARLERVSAWRFINPPLAWARGMIVDTTGRRFCNEEVYGARLGLEMCEHHDGNAWLVIDSTIRRDAVREALFGGLWGFQSVPAIMLTFAGAKRGRSIDDLARRMRADPVALRASWESYNRAAANGADPLGKSRDLLAALDAMPLCALDISVDKQVFPCAAITLGGLVVDEATGNVKRADGSAIAGLYAAGRAAVGVASNNYVSGLALADCIWSGRRVGRSATVNLASQTRRAEATA; encoded by the coding sequence ATGTTCGGCAGCGGAGCTGGAGCGACTCCAATCTACGCGCCGACCCGCGTCGATCGCGACGGCGCGTCCAGGTGGGACGACGAATGCGATCTGCTCGTGGTCGGATTCGGCGCCGCCGGCGCGGCTGCTGCGATCGAAGGGGCTCATGCCGGCGCCGACGTGATCGTCACCGATCGTTTCGACGGCGGCGGCGCGAGCGCCAAGAGCGGCGGCGTTGTTTATTGCGGCGGTGGCACCCGTCATCAGAAGACGGCCGGCTACAACGACACCCCAGCAGCGATGTTCGACTACCTGAGCAAGGAAGTCGGCGACGCTGTCAGCGCAGATACGCTGCGTGATTTCTGCGATCACAGCGTCGAGATGCTCGAGTGGCTCGAGGCCCAGGGCGTCGAGTTCGACTCCACGGTTCCGCTGCACAAAACATCATATCCAGCGGATGGCTACTACCTTTATTTTTCGGGCAACGAAGCGGTGAAGGAATATGCCGGGAGCGCGCCGCCGGCGCCGCGAGGGCATCGCGTCAAAGGCTCGGGACTTTCGGGCGCGAATCTGTTTGGCGCACTGCGCAAAAGCGTCGGTGCGTCTGGCGCGCGCGTGATGACCGAGACCACGGCGCGGCGACTGATCGTCGATAGCGATGGCGCAGTCATTGGTGTCGAACTGTGGCATTTGCCGCAAGGGAGCCGCGCAGCGCGCCAGCATCAGCGCCTGAATCGATGGGTCGAGCGAACGTCGTATGCGTCGGCGGGGATTTCCGACATGTTTCGCCGTCGCGCACTGGCGGTTGAACTTGCCGCGGCGCGGCCGATTCGCGTCCACGCGCGACGCGGCGTGGTGCTCAGCACGGGAGGCTTTATCTACAATCGCGAGATGTTGAAGCGGCATGCGCCCAAGTATCTGCGCAACTTCCGGCTTGGCACTTCAGGATGCGACGGCAGCGGTATTCGCCTCGGCCAATCCGTCGGCGGTGAATGCGCGCGGCTGGAACGCGTTTCGGCCTGGCGATTCATCAATCCGCCTTTGGCGTGGGCGCGCGGCATGATCGTCGATACGACGGGGCGGCGCTTCTGCAACGAGGAAGTTTACGGCGCCAGGCTCGGCCTCGAGATGTGCGAGCATCATGACGGCAACGCCTGGCTAGTGATCGATTCCACGATTCGCCGCGACGCTGTGCGAGAAGCGCTCTTCGGCGGCCTGTGGGGATTTCAGAGTGTGCCGGCTATCATGCTGACCTTTGCGGGCGCGAAGCGCGGACGTTCGATCGACGACCTCGCGCGTCGCATGAGAGCCGATCCCGTGGCGCTGCGCGCGAGCTGGGAGAGTTACAATCGCGCTGCCGCAAACGGCGCAGATCCGCTCGGTAAGTCGCGCGATCTCCTCGCAGCGCTCGACGCGATGCCGCTCTGCGCGCTCGATATCTCCGTGGACAAACAGGTGTTTCCGTGCGCCGCGATCACGCTCGGCGGCCTCGTTGTCGATGAAGCGACGGGCAATGTGAAACGCGCGGATGGCAGCGCGATCGCAGGGCTTTATGCCGCAGGCCGCGCCGCGGTCGGTGTCGCGTCGAACAACTATGTCAGCGGCCTCGCGCTCGCGGATTGTATCTGGTCGGGTCGCCGCGTCGGTCGATCCGCCACGGTGAACCTGGCGAGTCAAACACGCCGCGCGGAGGCGACCGCCTGA
- a CDS encoding flavin-dependent monooxygenase, with protein sequence MATHLSRETNDAAQSGALAATLLARAREFVPRLAERASRAEAQRSIPAETMANFKEAGLFRVMQPKRYGGYELDPNVFFDIQMTLSEGCMSSGWVYGVVGVHNWQLGLFDERAQEDVWGRDSSVLIASTYMPKGQVERVDGGFNFKGRWGFSSGVDHADWVFLGGLVPSDNGMPDYRTFLVPRADFEINDNWHTVGLKGTGSKEVLVKDAFVPEYRTHRALDGFMGTSPGLSVNQAPLYKLPFGQVFVRAVSTASIGALEGALNTFRSYATTRVSNNDGSKPADDPSAARAAAEAAVAIDEMKLALHRNFDAMMDRLSRGEALDVNDRIHYRYQSADVAGRCAELIDPIFHACGGQGIYTDNPVGRFFVDIHAARMHYANNADKFGRNYGGVLLGLGNTDFFI encoded by the coding sequence ATGGCCACACACCTGTCGCGCGAAACGAATGACGCCGCGCAAAGCGGCGCTCTCGCCGCAACTCTATTAGCTCGCGCGCGCGAGTTCGTGCCTCGACTCGCGGAGCGCGCTTCGCGCGCCGAAGCGCAGCGCTCGATTCCTGCCGAGACGATGGCGAACTTCAAAGAGGCCGGGCTCTTCCGCGTGATGCAGCCCAAGCGCTACGGCGGTTACGAGCTCGATCCCAACGTCTTCTTCGATATCCAGATGACGTTGTCTGAAGGATGCATGTCGAGCGGATGGGTGTATGGCGTCGTGGGGGTGCATAACTGGCAGTTGGGGTTGTTCGACGAGCGTGCTCAAGAGGACGTCTGGGGGCGAGACAGCTCGGTGCTGATCGCATCGACCTACATGCCCAAGGGCCAGGTCGAGCGCGTCGATGGCGGCTTCAACTTCAAAGGCCGCTGGGGTTTCTCAAGCGGTGTGGATCATGCTGACTGGGTGTTTCTCGGCGGATTAGTACCGTCGGACAACGGCATGCCGGATTACAGGACGTTCCTCGTGCCGCGCGCCGACTTCGAGATCAACGATAACTGGCACACGGTCGGCCTCAAGGGCACCGGCAGCAAGGAAGTCCTGGTCAAGGATGCATTCGTGCCTGAGTATCGAACGCATCGCGCGCTCGACGGTTTCATGGGCACAAGTCCCGGCCTCAGCGTTAATCAAGCGCCGCTCTACAAACTGCCGTTCGGCCAGGTATTCGTCCGTGCCGTATCAACCGCGTCGATAGGCGCGCTTGAGGGCGCGCTCAATACGTTCCGCAGCTACGCGACGACGCGGGTCAGCAACAACGACGGCAGCAAGCCTGCCGACGATCCTTCGGCGGCACGTGCCGCCGCGGAAGCGGCAGTCGCGATCGACGAAATGAAGCTCGCGCTCCATCGCAACTTCGACGCGATGATGGATAGACTGAGTCGCGGCGAAGCGCTCGACGTTAATGATCGTATCCATTACCGCTATCAATCGGCCGATGTGGCGGGCCGCTGCGCAGAGCTGATCGATCCGATCTTTCATGCCTGCGGCGGGCAGGGAATCTACACCGACAATCCCGTCGGCCGGTTCTTCGTCGATATCCACGCGGCGCGGATGCATTACGCGAACAACGCCGACAAGTTCGGGCGCAACTACGGCGGCGTGCTGCTCGGCCTCGGCAACACGGACTTCTTTATATGA
- a CDS encoding endonuclease/exonuclease/phosphatase family protein, which yields MASTDRDLRVMTLNVYFGTDLERAYNSKDLMELVTALGETWKEVVASDFPGRAARIAHAVATAKPDILALQEAARWSSGMPGEMRVEYDFLELILAALHRGGTPYIPVAIRKDLDQMAPMDPSGTFARIEDRHAVLMRAESAGRLYPYDITGGDFTTNFQTTSPVTGTLTSPRSWIAVDWNLAGKKFRLIECHVESLDHDVQLAQTRELIAGPASTTVMPLIFVGDLNSNANRDPKIEDYSDAYPAMIEAGFNDAWASLNPDDLGNTCCHARDLRNAVSTLNRRIDVVLTRGEITPISAELVLNDPSVRTSSGVWPTDHSGIIAKLRID from the coding sequence ATGGCTTCGACCGATCGCGATCTTCGGGTAATGACGCTGAACGTCTATTTCGGGACCGACCTGGAGCGCGCGTACAACTCGAAAGATCTGATGGAACTCGTCACCGCGCTCGGCGAGACGTGGAAGGAAGTCGTGGCCAGCGACTTCCCGGGCCGCGCCGCGCGCATCGCTCATGCCGTCGCAACAGCGAAACCGGATATCCTGGCGCTCCAGGAAGCGGCGCGCTGGTCAAGCGGGATGCCGGGCGAGATGCGCGTCGAGTACGATTTTCTCGAGCTGATCCTCGCGGCTCTGCATCGAGGGGGGACGCCGTACATTCCCGTCGCGATACGCAAGGATCTCGATCAGATGGCGCCGATGGACCCGAGCGGCACATTCGCGCGGATCGAGGATCGCCACGCGGTACTTATGCGCGCGGAGTCAGCCGGTCGCCTCTACCCGTACGACATTACCGGCGGAGACTTCACCACCAATTTTCAAACCACAAGCCCGGTGACCGGGACCTTGACCTCGCCGCGAAGCTGGATCGCGGTGGACTGGAATCTCGCCGGTAAAAAATTTCGTCTCATCGAATGCCACGTCGAATCGCTCGACCATGATGTTCAACTGGCGCAGACCCGTGAGCTGATCGCAGGCCCCGCCTCGACCACTGTTATGCCGTTAATCTTCGTCGGCGATCTGAACTCCAACGCCAATCGCGATCCCAAAATCGAGGACTATAGCGACGCCTATCCGGCAATGATCGAGGCGGGGTTCAATGACGCGTGGGCGTCACTCAATCCTGACGACCTTGGCAATACTTGTTGCCACGCGCGCGATTTGCGTAACGCCGTCTCGACTTTGAATCGGCGAATAGACGTCGTCCTAACGCGCGGCGAGATCACGCCGATTTCCGCCGAGCTGGTCCTTAACGATCCTTCGGTGCGCACCTCGTCCGGCGTGTGGCCGACCGATCACTCGGGCATCATTGCGAAGCTCAGAATCGACTGA
- a CDS encoding LuxR C-terminal-related transcriptional regulator has product MAYINDVRKAAHPRRNGADPYRGVPLSLADFSELVSAIYQGPLEPVPWKTALDLMRTHLRASYVTLMLRPPSAEREALMVNAAGDRPVTRQDEYNKYYYALDPFVDLPPDRVVTVEELIGDHQWRDSEFYKQFLKPLDIFHALGFDIRTDDGLECRFRVARSHRERPFSPSDKALCAVVMPHLKRAVHLHSQLEQIDSERRLYAGTVDRMLVGMVLLDETGVIVKSNPVADEMLREGDGLRIVGGALHAGLPAENRELQRLVKQALNRESGKPAVAEAIAITRKAGRGKLGVVIRSVPPTGWTEGKHRPSVAILIRDAERRSEASRETVRRLFDLTPAEAALALELANGLTLEEAAESLDISKNTARAHLRAIFSKIGITRQTTLVRMLLGSVVWLG; this is encoded by the coding sequence TTGGCGTACATCAATGATGTGCGCAAGGCTGCTCATCCGCGGCGCAACGGCGCCGACCCGTATCGCGGCGTGCCGCTGTCGCTGGCCGATTTCAGCGAGCTGGTTTCCGCGATCTACCAGGGGCCGCTGGAGCCGGTGCCCTGGAAGACCGCGCTCGATCTGATGCGCACGCATCTGCGTGCCAGCTATGTAACATTGATGCTTCGTCCACCGTCGGCCGAGCGCGAGGCACTGATGGTCAATGCCGCTGGCGATCGCCCCGTCACGCGCCAGGACGAATACAACAAGTATTATTACGCGCTCGATCCGTTCGTTGACCTGCCTCCCGATCGCGTCGTCACCGTCGAGGAGCTGATCGGCGACCACCAGTGGCGCGATAGCGAATTCTACAAGCAGTTTCTAAAGCCGCTCGACATTTTTCATGCGCTCGGCTTCGACATCCGCACTGACGACGGCCTCGAATGCCGCTTTCGCGTCGCAAGATCGCATCGCGAGCGGCCTTTCTCGCCGAGCGACAAGGCGCTCTGCGCCGTGGTGATGCCGCATCTGAAGCGCGCGGTGCATCTGCATTCGCAGCTCGAGCAAATTGATTCCGAGCGCCGTCTCTACGCCGGCACGGTCGATCGGATGCTGGTCGGGATGGTCCTTCTGGACGAGACCGGCGTGATCGTGAAGAGCAATCCGGTTGCCGACGAGATGCTGCGCGAAGGCGACGGCCTGCGCATCGTTGGCGGTGCGCTTCATGCCGGTTTGCCAGCGGAAAATCGCGAGCTGCAGCGCCTGGTGAAGCAGGCGCTCAATCGCGAATCGGGAAAGCCGGCCGTGGCAGAGGCGATCGCGATTACGCGCAAGGCGGGTCGCGGCAAGCTCGGTGTCGTGATCCGTAGCGTGCCGCCGACGGGATGGACCGAGGGCAAGCATCGTCCGTCCGTTGCGATTTTGATTCGCGATGCGGAACGCAGATCGGAAGCCTCGCGCGAGACGGTGCGGCGGCTCTTCGATCTCACTCCGGCCGAGGCCGCGCTTGCGCTCGAGCTAGCCAACGGCCTCACGCTGGAGGAGGCGGCCGAGAGCCTCGATATCAGCAAGAACACCGCGCGTGCGCATCTGCGGGCGATCTTCTCGAAAATCGGAATCACGCGGCAGACGACGCTGGTGCGGATGCTGCTCGGCAGCGTCGTATGGCTCGGCTGA
- a CDS encoding enoyl-CoA hydratase/isomerase — protein sequence MEFERAKLDIEGNLALLTLNHPEVMNAVSAEMLTGLSKALDEVENPKNGVRCLLMTGAGRGFCAGANLQPTSGGPSGSRDAGSVLETQYHPFLRRLRELPIPFITAVNGAAAGVGMSFALMGDLVICGRSSYFLQAFRRIGLVPDGGSTYILPRLIGKARAMELSILAERLPAEKALEWGLVTRVVEDADLIPKAKELALEMANGPTVALGLIRKLYWQSVDNTYEEQLNLERQMQRKAGSTADFAEGVRAFLEKRPAKFKGE from the coding sequence ATGGAGTTCGAACGCGCAAAACTCGACATCGAAGGCAACCTCGCGTTGCTCACGCTCAACCATCCTGAAGTGATGAACGCCGTGTCGGCCGAGATGCTGACCGGGCTCTCAAAGGCGCTCGACGAAGTTGAGAATCCGAAAAACGGCGTGCGATGCCTCTTGATGACGGGCGCGGGACGCGGCTTCTGTGCCGGCGCGAATCTGCAACCAACCTCCGGCGGCCCGAGTGGCTCGCGCGATGCGGGCTCGGTTCTGGAAACGCAATACCATCCGTTCCTGCGGCGGCTGCGCGAACTGCCGATCCCGTTCATCACCGCGGTCAACGGCGCGGCGGCCGGCGTCGGCATGAGCTTCGCGCTGATGGGCGATCTCGTGATCTGTGGGCGCTCATCGTACTTTTTGCAGGCCTTCCGGCGCATCGGGCTCGTGCCCGACGGCGGCTCGACCTACATCCTGCCGCGGCTTATCGGCAAGGCCCGCGCGATGGAGCTCTCGATACTCGCGGAGCGGCTGCCCGCGGAGAAGGCGCTCGAATGGGGCCTCGTGACGCGCGTCGTCGAGGACGCTGACCTGATCCCGAAGGCCAAAGAGCTCGCGCTCGAGATGGCGAATGGCCCGACCGTCGCGCTGGGCCTCATTCGGAAACTCTATTGGCAGAGTGTAGATAATACCTACGAAGAGCAGCTAAACTTGGAGCGCCAGATGCAGCGCAAGGCGGGCTCGACCGCCGACTTCGCCGAAGGCGTGCGCGCTTTCCTCGAAAAGCGTCCGGCCAAATTCAAGGGCGAATGA
- a CDS encoding SDR family oxidoreductase, with protein sequence MGRVQGKIVIVTGGASGMGKEDAFVLAREGARVVITDLNEEGGHAVAHEIGDAAIFVRHDVTRNDDWQRVMAAARDRFGRIDGLVNNAGVLEMGSIEDATLEQWQKLHRINADGFFLGCKHAVAAMKSTDGGSIVNMSSVAVDGLPFAVAYSASKGSVTSLTRSVAVHCRSAGYRIRCNSIHPDGVLTPMTLPLLGDPDPLTVSYDADPTSRFCLTSDVANLVLYLISDESRFVNGAQLRITNAY encoded by the coding sequence ATGGGACGAGTGCAAGGAAAAATTGTGATCGTGACCGGCGGCGCCAGCGGGATGGGCAAGGAAGACGCCTTTGTGCTCGCCCGCGAAGGCGCGCGCGTCGTTATCACCGATCTCAACGAAGAAGGCGGTCACGCCGTCGCGCATGAGATTGGCGACGCCGCAATATTTGTGCGCCACGACGTCACGCGGAACGACGACTGGCAGCGAGTCATGGCGGCGGCGCGCGATCGATTCGGCCGAATCGACGGCCTGGTCAACAATGCGGGCGTGCTCGAAATGGGATCGATCGAAGACGCGACGCTCGAGCAGTGGCAGAAACTGCATCGCATCAATGCCGACGGATTCTTTCTCGGCTGCAAGCACGCGGTCGCGGCGATGAAATCAACCGACGGCGGTTCGATCGTTAACATGTCGTCAGTCGCGGTCGATGGGCTGCCGTTCGCGGTCGCGTACAGCGCCTCAAAGGGCTCCGTGACCTCGCTGACCCGCAGTGTTGCGGTGCATTGCCGAAGCGCCGGCTATCGCATCCGTTGCAACTCGATTCATCCCGACGGCGTGCTGACGCCGATGACGCTGCCGCTGCTCGGCGATCCCGATCCCCTGACTGTCAGCTACGATGCCGATCCGACCTCGCGATTTTGTCTCACCAGCGACGTGGCGAACCTGGTGCTCTATTTGATTTCCGATGAATCGCGATTCGTCAACGGGGCGCAGTTGCGGATCACCAACGCATACTGA
- a CDS encoding SDR family NAD(P)-dependent oxidoreductase, protein MLKDRVCLVTGASIGVGKGIAIALGAAGATVYVTGRSAKKGDNPFGGTVFATAEEVTKRGGKGVAVVCDHSSDDQTRSLVERIEKESGRLDILVNNATAIPDGLTESGPFWKKPLGFTRLLDVGLRSYYTTTWFAAPMLAKQGGLIFNSSSPGAKAYVHGPAYGAAKAGVDKMSHDMAHDFKPFDVAVISVWLGLVKTEKVLMIDENKSKYGPMLAIAESAEFGGRIIDAIYNDPKRMELTGQTFYSAELAERYGVKDIDGSQPPSGRMALGSPTEFSSIVIE, encoded by the coding sequence ATGCTCAAGGATCGGGTGTGTCTGGTGACCGGCGCCAGTATCGGCGTCGGCAAGGGGATCGCGATCGCCCTGGGTGCCGCTGGCGCGACGGTCTACGTGACTGGCCGCAGCGCGAAGAAAGGCGACAACCCATTCGGCGGGACGGTCTTCGCGACCGCAGAAGAAGTTACAAAGCGCGGGGGCAAAGGTGTCGCGGTCGTATGCGACCACAGCAGCGACGATCAGACGCGCTCGCTGGTCGAAAGAATCGAGAAGGAATCAGGCCGGCTCGATATCCTCGTCAACAACGCGACGGCGATTCCTGACGGCCTCACGGAGAGCGGGCCGTTCTGGAAAAAGCCGCTCGGGTTCACCCGCCTGCTCGATGTCGGACTGCGCTCGTACTACACGACGACCTGGTTCGCCGCGCCGATGCTCGCGAAGCAGGGCGGGCTTATCTTCAACTCGTCGTCGCCGGGCGCCAAAGCCTACGTCCACGGTCCTGCCTACGGCGCCGCCAAGGCCGGAGTTGACAAGATGTCACACGACATGGCCCATGACTTCAAGCCCTTCGATGTGGCGGTGATCTCGGTTTGGCTGGGCCTCGTGAAGACCGAAAAAGTTTTGATGATCGACGAGAACAAGTCGAAATACGGGCCGATGCTCGCGATCGCGGAATCGGCTGAGTTCGGCGGACGCATCATCGATGCGATTTACAACGACCCGAAGCGCATGGAGCTCACGGGCCAGACGTTCTATTCAGCCGAGCTCGCCGAGCGCTACGGCGTCAAGGATATCGACGGCAGCCAGCCGCCGTCCGGACGAATGGCGCTCGGCTCACCCACCGAATTTTCTTCAATCGTTATCGAGTGA